The genomic DNA TTGGACCGCCCCCTGAAGTTATGGGTGTTgtcattcttttttgtttctgcaAGCGACTGCTCAATCGCTTTGAACGATTCCGCCTGCGCAAGCACATCAGCTAACGACACAGGGTCTTTCCCTTGCAGGTGCTTCCAGAAATCTGTTCCCACACGCAGTCCGGCTATAAGAAGTATTTTCAGCGTTTCATCAATTGCGCCACTTACCAAAGTGGATTCTGCATTGAACCTTTTGAAGTATGAGGTCAAACTTTCTCCTTCCTTCTGTTTCACATTAGCCAGTGTGGTAACTGGTAGTGTGTACTTCACTGCAACTTGGAATTGAGTTAAAAACAcagttttcatctgttcccaggaTGTGATCACACCTAGACCGAGTTTCTGGAACTACTGTTGAGCGCCTTCTCTCAAAGTTGACGCCAGGAGACGACATCgagccaaatcaggtacttgatatacatccatctCAATGTTGAAGCGCCCCGGGAATTCCACATGGTCAGAGTTCCCATGAAAATgcaagtcattggttgtgttcctgtATCCTGCCGGCAATTGCGCCTTCCTCACAACAGCCGCAAAGGGAGAAGGAGCTTGTGCAGTTGCCGATACTCTTCCTccttcaagatggttgagcaacctcttgagatcgttcacattaaacgtccctactccaggaatggtttgaacattaggcTGTTGGGGTTGCTCCGCGACTTGTTGTGGTTCCCCTTGATTACCCTCCGGGTGTAGCGGTGGATCTCAccgcccctcgccctgaggctgcggCTGTGGTATGTTACCATCTTGATTTTGAACATTTTCCCGCACGCGAGGTTCCTCTTGACCGCGTTGCGGAATTTCATCATTATTTTGTACTCTTACTTGAATTCGCCCGCCGTCCTGGTCATGAGGACGCGCCCTGGACCCATTACCTGTAGCACTATGGGAAGCTACAGGAATAACGACAAGAGCTTCTTCAGTGGAGGGTGCGCCATCTCTCCTACCATTGTAGGGTGTTCTTCCATATTGGTATCCCATGCTTCCTCGTCCATTCCTCTGATATCCCCGGTAGTAATTCCCGGGCCTTCCTCacggaggggcacgctcgtgctcgcggtgccgcaccctgtcatccctttggaatgtagggggcacacgcgttgtatcaCGGGACCTCGCTTCTCCAGCGTTTCCTTCCTTTTGCCATTCTACCAGCAGCATCCTCAAATCATCATCCTCCAACCTTATCCCAAGCCTTCTTTTCAAGGTTGAAAAATCCCTTCCTTCTTCATCTTGATTTTGAGTGTTCTTCGCACgacgacgctcgtccatcgtacgcccagacctatgTGGGTGTGGCACCACCTGATTACCAAGGCGAGGCCTTTCCCTACCATCAGTATCCTCATCGACAAGCTCCACAATAGGTTCTACATCATCAGAATATTCCAAGCGCCGCGGAGTGATTCACGGGTTTTCTCCGCTGCCCTGGGTATCTCCTTCAACTACTGGCGCTTTCCCCACGGCGTGGCCGTGATGGGGAAAACGACGACCTCTCCTCGTTCTCCGACGCTCCACCATATTTAGTCTTGAGTGAAAACTATTTAAGAGTATCTCCCATGCGGTACAATTGCTCCAAAATATCAGCGTTGTTGATGAGAACCGGAGGTGTCCCCCCCACATCCGGAGCTCTCGGTGGATCTGCCATGTTTCTGGGAACGTAGGGTTCATGGCGAGTGTAGCCTCCCCCTCCTTCTCCTTCAGATCTGctatcacttccatcataagaacttccatcacgattgtaagacatcttttcctcctaagattaCGATCTTAATTggcacccctccttctagcgccaatttgttgatggaggaatctggtaacaacaaagattgaggtttctcgccggaactaagatctatgacggtggttctttaccggaaaatcaagcggtgtgtggtggtttgtggttgttttaggctgagattgatcagagtaagtggtggctcttttatcagctctcaacttcttaccctttcaatgtgcctacgtaccctttatatagggatcaagcctgacgtagttcttgtggaacaagaaatctaatgggcttaaacttcttattcctaggcccggtagaagcccatccaaagtccgtcttccgctagctttaggaatgtcaaactatgaggcccaaccgcaaaggcccaaggctcgtccgtaatcgcagAACTTCACGGATAACGTctctccctgcgcaaggataacactccgctacaacTATTTCCCTTGATTTAGGGgcgcaggtatagccacggttcaccccaagtgccggacgcatccctgtcccccgaatgaggataacccaccagataacaggacaggtgatcccaagctcttgggtgcaaagtgcaggatgactccaaagttctccaacgaggacacccgtttaatacaagaacagagttcccaaagcacacatcaatgttaaccccgcatccccaacgaggatacccgttgaatacaggaggataccttcaatcatcaggcatacccctggaggccttcaagcttttcacggacatccccctcctcGACCgcctcaaggagggaattctacaaagagtacctgcaacaaatataTTAGTAAAAATAACCTCCACTGCTCCTCTCCATGCAAACTTTATCCTAAAATCACCATTGAGAATACATAGACGAGGCACTGGACGCGTCCTAAGACCCTGGGCGCATCCTCTCCTTCATGAAACCTGCATAGCCTCCTCAAAACCCTGGTGCACAACATTCCACTACGCAGGGCGCGTCCTAGGCAAGACAGACGCGTCCTCCAGCTGTTATTGCTACAAGACCATGTTTGCCAAATGCCTTCACTACGGTTGACGCGTCCACGCACGTCTCTTGGGCGCGTCCATCCCAAGCAATGCACTCCCATGCTTCACCATCACCTGCCCATAAAACATCTTCTAACATGTAGACGCGTCGCGTCCTAACCTTCCACAATGTAATACCGGTCTTAACTGTATTTAATTCGCGTTTGACCCGAGTCACTCCAATGCCAAATTTTAGGTATAACAGTTAAGTTTCATGAAAAAGGTTGACTGCATGATATATCAATTGAGTGCAAGTCTAGTAGTACTGCTCAAAGTAGCAGAAGCATCAATGACAGCATTTCCGTAGATGGGGTTGATCCAGAAATGGGATTTAGAATAGAGGGGCATTTAGTCATTCATGTGAGTCATCTTCAATGGAAGTTTCGAGGTAATGAAACTATTCATTCTTAACAAAGTAAGAATAGAAGTGTATTGGGATATTCACGACTGGCTTATAGTTCTGGTTTAAGGCATGTATTGTTTGTCCTTAAGCCTACTTTGTTATCCTCATCTTTGTCTTCAGGATCAGTGGCATCCTAAACGCCCTTTTTCATCATCTTTGACATCAATGCCATTTTTATCGAAAACAGGGAGTTCTGGTTCAGTAGAAGGCATTCACGGAAGCTGGTCATCAAATTTTAGCTTGTTCCTTTATGCATGGAAGGTTGAATAAAGAACCAGCCCAGTTGTCGTAGCATACTGGCATCATCAGGCAACGAATTCAAGTACGAAGAAATTTATTATTTTGTCATGGCTCATTTCGGAATGATGGGGGATGAAGAAGATGCACATGGGTGAGGATAAAGGGAGGTTAAACAAGTGGAAATGCATAAATGGACAGAACAGATTGCATCACTCTATGCACGGCCAGTAATTCCTCATCTACAGGCATATCTGTCTTTGTCGAAACCATAAGCTCTCATCTTTATAAATAAGCATTTAAAAGATTACCCTGCCCATTTTAAAGTGCAACAAAAATTCTTGTTTTTCCTTTCAACTCTAACTGGAAAATCTATTGCTCCTGTCGTAACATAttgattatattatatttatgGCATGTGGAATCATGATAAACTTAAACCGAGCCAAAATTTTGTCATATGGGCTGTCTCCACTCTCTACTGATCGGAGAGGAAAAAGTGAGGTCTATTAATAATGGAAAACTTTTGCTTCGTCCTTCCGCTGGTCAGAACAGAAGTTACAGAATCATTAGTATGCTTCGCTTCATATACTGAGAGCCACAAGATACAACTTTTTAACAGAGTCTTTCTTGGATCATGCCTATATAAGGTGATATACTAAAAGATTCTGTAGCAGAGTTTTGACAATTCTTGTAGCCTTCTATCCTTATAGGATAACTTGTCTAGCATTACTAACAAAATGAGATGATTGAGTGTTGGAATCTCCCGTGAATATACGTTATTACTCAAGCCGGGGACTTCTGTGAAGGCAACATCAACCTGTATACCCAGTTTTAGAATATAGATCTGGTtgggccttcctctaacaccttaagcttttagatgagctggttaaTCAACATGTTAATATAGAATCCAGTtgggccttcctctaacaccttaaagTTTTAGATGAACTGGTTACTCAACATCCTGCTTTACATCCTATCCTCCCGTATCATGCTTCGAGTGACGCAATACGTGTTGAGGAACAGAAGTAGAGATATGAACTTGCTGCTTGCAGATTATATATTACACTAGGGCTAAAAACTTAAAAATGACTAGCATAGCCTGAACAATTTTGGTTAGTACTGAGAATAGTATACATCAACTACCATTTCATAACAAATTCTGTGAGAAGACAAAGAAGGTAAACTGTCATATCACAAATGGAGTAGAGGTAATATTAACTTGTTCAGCTAAATTACAATTTTGaataacttttaaaaaattgAGTAGTTTCCtcttattttttcaaaaattgaaCTTGTAAGAtcaatttaatttataaaatgttATTTGACAACTTGACGAAATTATAAGTCAGATTTGTACTTATAAGTTAATTTAAACTTTTATATCCGTTTGTCAACTATGCCTATAAACCAACAATTTCAAGATCTCAATGTAggccaaataattaaaaattatggTATATGCTGTGGGAAAGAACATTTTAATACAGTTATGTGGTGACCAGTACACACACTTGTATTGCAGGCCAGGCGgctttaaaatttgaataagtaatAATGTATGTTATGTGACTTCAAATTTTATGCTCTTTCATAATCTTCTGATCACCATTTTTTAAGCCTTCTTCTAAAAGATTGAATCATCAAAAAAATGATTCATCTttctaagaacattggccttaCCATTGTTCTGTTTTTGATGATCGTTCGATGCACATTTTCTTACCAGTACTATGATAAGTCTAATTGCACTTCAGAGTCTGAAGTCCTTGGTTCAAACTATCTTTGCACCTCAGATAAACTTTCGTGTCAAACTTTTGTCATCTATAGAGTTCAAATGGCTAACAAAACACTTTCTTCGATATCAGCTCTGTTCAATTTCAAAAATGTATCTGAAATTATGTTTTATAACAATATATCTGAATCAATTCAGACCTCTCTTCCGCTTGGCTATGAGATTATCATTCCTATCACTTGCGATTGCCCTGATCGCTTCTCTCGGGCTATTTTTGTGTACAATGCTTCTGTTTCAGACTCATTATCTTCCATTGCCTGTGGTGTTTTTGAAGGGCTAGTGAAAGAACAAAGCCTTAAAGAGGAGAATCCTTATTATGGAAGAAGTGATGGACCAGACAATTCTTTAGTCCGAGTTCCTGTTAGATGTGCTTGCCCTGATTCTTTTGATGTAAGTAATGGCATTAAGTATCTTGTGACATATCCAATTGTGGGAAGTGACTATACGGATTTGATTGCTCGAAAATTTGGAGTGACTCAACAGATCATCTGGGATGCCAACAGATTAAGCACATACACAACAATCTTTCCTCGCACTGTTCTAATTATTCCCACGGAAAGTGTCCCGAGGTTAAATTATGTTGTTGCTTCTCCTGCTGAGAATCCTACTCCTCCTCAAGATTCCAGTCCTTTGGGGGACATTATTCCCGGTAAAGAAAGAAAGCAAAAGGTGGAATTTGCTGTTTATGTCGCGGTTGCTGTTACTGGAGCCATTGCTCTAGTGGCTGTATCTTTTTGTATGGTTTATTTAAGCATTAAGAAGAAAAACCATCTAAGGTTCAAGAATTTGTCTCCTATAGTTCCACGTTCGTCAAATTTCTCTCCAGATTTCCTGGATGGGATGTCTAAGTTGAATGATTCACTGATATGTTTCAATTTGGATGAGCTGAGGACTGCAACTGAGGACTTCAGCGAGGCTTCTTTAATTGGTTCATCAGTTTATCGGGGAAACATAGGAGATACTTGTTTGGCAATTGAAGAAATGAGATCAATGAAAGAAGCTAACCATGTTGTATACATACTAACAAAGACCAATCATCTTAATGTGGTGAAGCTTGTAGGTTTTTGTTACGGAACCAGACCATTTCTCTTATATGAGTATGCTGAAAATTGTAGCTTAAGATATTGTTTGTCAAACCCAAAGTTGGCTAAACAGCTCACGTGGGCAAAAAGAATGCAGATAGCATTTGATCTTGCAGTTGGCATACATTATATACATTACTGCACCAAGCCTACTTATGTCCATCGGAATATAAACAGCAAAAATGTTCTTATAACTGCAGACTGGAGGGCAAAGATTTCAGATTTCAAACTAGCTAAACCTCTGCTGTTCAGTTACCAAACCGGGGAGACTGATTGGAATGAATCCGTAATAGTTGGTAAAAGGGAGTACTTATCACCTGAGTATATAAATGAAGGGCATGCCTCCACTAAAGTGGATGTATATGCATTTGGTGTTGTCTTGCTTCAGTTATTATCTGCAAAAGAGGCCATTTCAGAAGAGAAATTTTTAAAGGACTCTATCGAGTTTTTGATTCAAGAGACTGGAGATACTACAGTCTGCCTGGAAAAGTTAAAGGAGTTCATGGATCCTGTTCTGAATGGGGATTATAATACAGGTGATGCAATGACTTTAGCACTTCTGGCTAAAGGTTGCGTAGAAAAGGACACCCTTCATCGACCAAACATGAATGATGTTCTTAAAGCTATTTCAAGAATGCTGTGATGAATCAATGTTGTACCCTGGATTTATCTAATCaaaatacatatatttatttCAGACTAAAGTGGTTCTTCTTGTATTTTTTACTACATCAATGTAAGGCGTAGTTAGTAGATTCATATATGCAGCAGTTTTGATGAAGACAGCAAATAACAACATTTAGTTATATTACTATGCATATGCTTAACTCGTCAGCTGACAGTTCTGTCTTGATTAATTTATACATTTGAAAGTTCTACAAGCAACTTTTGTCATAAGCAAGTGTAGCCTCTGTTGGTCTGAAATGGTTGTATACCAATTGTCCTTTACCCTGTTACACATATAGATACCATAAAAAGGATATTGAAAGCTAAAactattttgaattattcatcCATAgttattaaatttgattttttataCTTTGGCCCAAACAAAATCGCAAAAACCCTACAAGCATAATATACATAGACTACTCATTCATCAACCACCAGCCCCCCACGGCCTTAATAAAAAATTTTAATGGCGTCTCCACAAATTATTGATGTACCAGTTGAATTGTTGTTCACGATTTTTCTACCACTCTCTTCTGCGACTTAGATGTGTTTGTAAACATTTTGGAATCAAGGGATTACCGGGAACTCCTTTATCAAAGCCCATGTCGACGGTAATAAACCCACCGCTAACAAATATCTTTTACGCCCTAACAATAAGTTTTGCTCAGTTAATTTCATCGATAGTAAATCTATTGTTCTACATAAATCGCATAACTGCAACATGACAGCATTTTTGATAGAGAACTACCATGTCGTTTAGATGAAGTTGACGGAATTTGTAACGGGTTAGTATGTTTGTTGTGACTAGAGGTGACCAAACGAACGGGCCGAGCGTGCCGGACCGAATTTTTGGCGGACCGGTTTGGTCACCACTAAAATCGTGAACGGCCCGTGAAAGTTGACGAACCGTGCCGAATCATGCCGATCAGAAAAAACGGTAACTCGTGAACAGCCCGCAAATTACGCGAGTTTGACGGTTCAGGATGACAGCTGGCGAGCCCGTGCCGTGCCGGGGCGAGCCGAGCTGTTCACTTGCTTTTTTTTGTTAAACGCATTACCCACAAATACAATTAGAGGTGCAGTGCATGAATGTTATTCATGTTAATTCATTCAtgttgtatattttaattattcacTAATCTACtaactttattattttatttataaacatAAGTACTGATTGAATTTGAATGTGTAGCAGTGTAGAACAACAGAAACCAGAAGGTGCTTGGGCTGCAGAATAAATTGTTTACTAGTGTGTTAAATTTTGCATCttcattttttattttcaaaattatgttaaaatattttttcaaatttgaAAAACTAAAATATGTTAAAATAAGGAAAAGAGGATAATACCtctataaattttataaattaaaaaaattaagaatTCAAGAATCTCTTTATAGATCTCACAATATAAATTAACCAGAAATAGATTCAGGTACAAATATAGATACAATTCTTGCAGCAACCAATCATAAAAATGAAAAAAGGAACCAACTTTAGTTATTTCTTAATCAGATATTCACATTAGATAACACCCCAACTTCTTGTCATCAAGTAAAAGTGGACTTAAGCCTACTTTTCTGAAACCATGTTCAGCTTCAAAGACGTTGGCGCGTAGAGAAGGATCGCGGGCCGAGCGGTTCAATTCGCGAGCCGTGCCGGTTCAGAATCGCGTGCCGGTTCCGGTTCAACAAACTCCAATTCGTGTTCGCTTCGTCTGAATATGCGGTTTGTACCGAATATTGAACCGGCACATGACGAGCCGAATTATATGAATTTTTCGCGAGCCGAATAACGATCGTGCCGAGCCAAACCGTTCGTTTGGCCACCTCTATTTGTGACACGTTGCATGGTAGCGTATTTTTATGGAATCCTATTGTCAATAAAGTGAAAAACTTCCGATTATGGCGGTTGAAGTTAAGCATGCATGGCGTAGTTATTTGTGTTTTGGGTATCGCAACGATGATTATAAGGTCGTTAAGGTTGCTTTATTTTTCAGACATGTACCACGTTTATGTGTATAGTATGAGCACCGATTGTTAGAAGTTTTATAAATGCGACATTACCCGTGATGGTGATGATGTACCTGCAAATAGATTTAGTTTATTAAATtatgatgatgatggtgatgatgACTATATTGTACCTGCAAATAGATTTGGTTTATTGACTTATCTTAATGCCAGCTTAGTTAATGGTGTTGCATATTTCGTAAAaaaatcttcaattggtgatcGCCATCAGATTTTATGGTTTGATTTGAGTTGTGGGCTGACCAGAGAAAtaaatttttctgaagtatatgATGAAAAATTTGCGTTTAACGGTGAGAATACTTTAGAAAAATATGAAG from Apium graveolens cultivar Ventura chromosome 5, ASM990537v1, whole genome shotgun sequence includes the following:
- the LOC141659940 gene encoding lysM domain receptor-like kinase 4 — encoded protein: MIHLSKNIGLTIVLFLMIVRCTFSYQYYDKSNCTSESEVLGSNYLCTSDKLSCQTFVIYRVQMANKTLSSISALFNFKNVSEIMFYNNISESIQTSLPLGYEIIIPITCDCPDRFSRAIFVYNASVSDSLSSIACGVFEGLVKEQSLKEENPYYGRSDGPDNSLVRVPVRCACPDSFDVSNGIKYLVTYPIVGSDYTDLIARKFGVTQQIIWDANRLSTYTTIFPRTVLIIPTESVPRLNYVVASPAENPTPPQDSSPLGDIIPGKERKQKVEFAVYVAVAVTGAIALVAVSFCMVYLSIKKKNHLRFKNLSPIVPRSSNFSPDFLDGMSKLNDSLICFNLDELRTATEDFSEASLIGSSVYRGNIGDTCLAIEEMRSMKEANHVVYILTKTNHLNVVKLVGFCYGTRPFLLYEYAENCSLRYCLSNPKLAKQLTWAKRMQIAFDLAVGIHYIHYCTKPTYVHRNINSKNVLITADWRAKISDFKLAKPLLFSYQTGETDWNESVIVGKREYLSPEYINEGHASTKVDVYAFGVVLLQLLSAKEAISEEKFLKDSIEFLIQETGDTTVCLEKLKEFMDPVLNGDYNTGDAMTLALLAKGCVEKDTLHRPNMNDVLKAISRML
- the LOC141659939 gene encoding uncharacterized protein LOC141659939, whose product is MKTVFLTQFQVAVKYTLPVTTLANVKQKEGESLTSYFKRFNAESTLVSGAIDETLKILLIAGLRVGTDFWKHLQGKDPVSLADVLAQAESFKAIEQSLAETKKNDNTHNFRGRSKRRDRSLSPDYRRNARSPNRVNTVNTRREWSPPSNYERRVSNYTPLATSIDHIFESRDKKKYCDYHESTDHDTHECRHLKDEIEELIKAGYLGEWIDKVK